The following coding sequences are from one Saprospiraceae bacterium window:
- a CDS encoding nicotinate-nucleotide adenylyltransferase, protein MNIGLFFGSFNPIHVGHLIIAQHLLNETSLDKIWLVVSPHNPLKEKSTLAHDQDRLQMVRLAVEDHPKIWVSDIEFKLPRPSFTIDTLAHLEEKYPNDNFSLIMGGDNLISLPKWKNYDQILNKYTIYVYRRPGYDSSTDLASHHAIRFVDAPLLDISSTFIRNTLKAGKSVQFMVPEKALEELLTKKLYLKS, encoded by the coding sequence ATGAACATTGGGCTTTTTTTTGGATCTTTCAATCCAATCCATGTAGGGCATCTCATCATCGCGCAACATCTGCTGAACGAAACGAGTCTTGATAAAATATGGCTGGTGGTCAGTCCCCACAATCCCCTAAAAGAAAAATCCACTCTGGCGCACGATCAGGACAGACTTCAGATGGTCCGTCTTGCTGTAGAAGACCATCCGAAAATATGGGTCTCCGATATTGAGTTCAAGCTTCCAAGACCAAGTTTTACAATAGACACTTTAGCTCATCTTGAAGAAAAATACCCGAATGATAATTTCAGTTTAATCATGGGTGGAGACAATTTAATCAGCTTGCCTAAGTGGAAAAACTACGATCAAATTCTCAACAAGTACACAATTTATGTTTACCGCCGTCCCGGCTATGACAGCAGTACCGACCTGGCTTCTCATCATGCCATCCGCTTTGTAGATGCTCCATTGCTGGATATTTCATCAACTTTTATACGAAATACGCTCAAAGCCGGCAAATCTGTGCAGTTTATGGTCCCTGAAAAAGCTCTTGAGGAACTCCTCACAAAAAAACTTTACCTCAAAAGCTAA